From Camelina sativa cultivar DH55 chromosome 5, Cs, whole genome shotgun sequence:
TCCAAGAGCTGATCAATCATTGGAATGGGGAATTTATCTGGAACTGTTGCTCGGTTAAGAGCTCTATAATCCACACAGAATCTCCAACtatcatccttcttctttaccAACAAAACAGGGCTTGAAAATGGACTCTGACTTGGTCAAATAATGCCAGATTCTAacatctccttcaccattttCTCCATAATCTCCTTCTGTGCATGCGGATAACGATAAGGTCTAACACTTATCGCATTGTTACCCGATACGAGATTAATAGAATGTTCTCTACCTCTGATTGGTGGTAATTCAGTTGGTATCGTAAAAACTTTGTCAAACTGAGATAGCAAGTCTTTGATACACTGGTCCATCATAAGTGTTGAAGACGTAACCACTTGTTGATTGTACAATGCTACTTCGACTCCCTTTGAGTTGACCGTATAACCGCTGGACAGTGACTTTAAAGACATCTTCGCTATGTCTAAGTCTGACTCGCCTTTGATTGTCACCATCTTCCCTTTATATAAGAATGACATGTCATTTTTAAGCCAGTTCACTTGACAATCCCCCAAAGTCCTCAACCAATAGATTCCCAATATTATATCCACTTGGCCCAGTTCTAACACAACAAAGTCGGTAGTGAACTCTAAATTTTGCACCGAGAAACACACCTTTTTACAAACCCTTGTGCCTTGAACCATTATGCCTGTCCCCAATTTAACATGCAAATTTGGATCTTCTGTACACTTCAACTTCAATTTCTTGACTGCAGCAGGCGAGATAAAGTTGTGAGTCGCACCACTGTCAAGCATAATAATCACTCCTGAAACGCCCACAGTTCCTCTGGTTTTAGTTGTAGACGGAGAAGAAATCCCTCTATATGAACTGAATGACAAGGCCATGCACTCTCCAATTGGTTCATCACTGACCGCTTCATCTCTACTATCGTCTAACACTTCCACCTCATATCCATTGAAGACTGTTAAGATTCGGAGTTCTTTGTTAGGACATTTGTGATCCTTGGACCATGGTCCATCACATTTAAAACACAGTCcttttctcctcttttcatCCAACTCCGCATTTGAATTGTGTCTCCTTGGTCTCTGTTCTACTCGCGCAGAAGGCTTCTCTGATCCTTGCACCACATCAGTTACAATTGCCTTCGACTTCCAATTGTTTGATGTAAATGAAATATTGTTTCTGTTTTCAGAGTTAAGACCTTCCCTGTTCTCCTTATTAGCGAGTAGTAGCTCCTTCTTTACCACTCTCCTTATAAGGCTCGACTCCATTGCCCTTGCTTCAGCCACCATTTCAGGCAAATATCTTGGCTTCTGCATGTGAACTAATTCCTGCATTTCTGGTGTTAATCCATTCAGAAAAATGCCCTCCAACTTCTGGTCATATAATCCTGACACTTGTGATGACAAGTCTTCGAATCTCTGGACATAATCCGCTATAGATCCCGTCTGTTTTATGCAGAAAAGACTTTGACTCGGTCCCCTTATCTTCAAATTACCAAAACGCAACAATAGACTCTTCTTGAACTGCTCccatcttaacaaaatcttttctGTTAATCTCCCAATTGTACCAACTTAAGGCTTCCCCTTGTAAACTCACAGCCACCAATGCTAACTTCTCTTCATCGTTGTATCTCCCTGTTCTGAAGAATCTCTCCACTGTTGCAATCCTTCCGTATGTTCCCACACCCTCAAACACAGCCATCTCCACATTCCTAAGTAGATTTTCTCTAATCCCAGTCCTAACAGTACTACGGCAAGGTTCCGAGATAGGGATTAATACCTGGTTTGATTGAAATGGCGATCGCGAGTTGTAATCTTGACTCGATCCTCCGATTTCGTGTACCGTTGATTTCCCTGGTAACGCATGAAGCAACAAATCGAGTTTACGCCCAATCTCCAAAAGTTGTTGATCATGAGCTCCGATCTTGTCGCCTAAGCCATCAATTCGAGAATCCATACGCGTCTCTGTACGACGAACCAATGTTGCCATATCCGCCAAACGATTGAAACATTCCATCACCGAAGCTTCGACTTGTTCCGCCGTCGCCGCCTCCTTTATTGGTGTTAAAGATTGCTCCATCCCCATCGACTCAAGATTTCTTCAATTCGATAAAATCCCCAAGCTTCGCCCAATCCGAATTTGATATCGCGTTAGATTCGATCCGAGATCACAATCGCACCATTTGTTAAGAAAAagactctcttctttttattatctgTAAAAGAATGGAAGATACAATCTGTAACAGAATCGATAACAAGAACTAAGAGAACCTCTAGGCGCAGCTAGATCATAATCCTCTTCCCACG
This genomic window contains:
- the LOC109133116 gene encoding uncharacterized protein LOC109133116; protein product: MGMEQSLTPIKEAATAEQVEASVMECFNRLADMATLVRRTETRMDSRIDGLGDKIGAHDQQLLEIGRKLDLLLHALPGKSTVHEIGGSSQDYNSRSPFQSNQGW